From one Dyella sp. 2HG41-7 genomic stretch:
- a CDS encoding serine hydrolase domain-containing protein encodes MIRTFSPLIAGLLGITATLTSAFATPATSTSTQPSADVHPLRQDATDLNATSTLPPERVKAALDAYSHWLDVVAQRNEVAGMATAVVQDNKVVFERTLGYADTSTQEPITPATVFRLASLSKAFATAVTGLLIDDGRFTWDTKLADALPFFQLKNAQASSQATVRDILGQRIGLPHNTYDQMLEDNVPYEELVRKLDEVTLTCNVGECYGYQNVAFSLIGDLIYAETGDFFYHQVDKRIFFPLGMTTASYGREALESSKSWARPHRQRGAHAWEPFDPKEAYYRVAPAAGVNASLRDMEQWLIAQMGGRPDVLSQPLLDVLHAPGVPTPAETHGTPWRHARLTSASYGLGWRVFTYGGETMIFHAGAVEGYRTMIAFFPKYHVGMVSMWNSSGSVGTDLMPMVFDAMLGLPHVDWAGVESDPPANHASPRRHRHRGS; translated from the coding sequence ATGATCCGTACGTTTTCCCCGTTGATCGCCGGTTTGCTCGGCATCACTGCGACACTGACGTCCGCTTTCGCGACGCCGGCAACCTCGACGAGTACGCAACCGTCGGCGGACGTCCATCCGCTGCGGCAAGATGCGACCGATTTGAACGCCACTTCCACACTTCCGCCCGAACGCGTCAAGGCGGCGCTGGATGCGTACTCGCATTGGTTGGACGTGGTCGCGCAACGCAATGAAGTCGCCGGCATGGCGACCGCGGTCGTGCAAGACAACAAAGTAGTTTTCGAACGCACCCTCGGCTATGCGGATACATCGACGCAAGAACCGATCACTCCGGCAACCGTGTTTCGGCTTGCCTCGCTCTCCAAGGCGTTCGCCACCGCCGTTACGGGCTTGCTGATCGACGATGGGCGCTTCACCTGGGACACCAAACTCGCCGACGCGCTACCGTTCTTCCAATTGAAGAATGCGCAGGCGTCCAGCCAGGCGACGGTCAGGGACATTCTCGGGCAGCGCATTGGGCTTCCGCACAACACGTACGATCAGATGCTGGAAGACAATGTTCCTTATGAGGAACTCGTGCGCAAACTCGACGAGGTGACGCTCACCTGCAACGTAGGCGAATGCTACGGCTACCAGAACGTCGCCTTCAGTTTGATCGGCGATTTGATCTATGCCGAAACCGGCGACTTCTTCTATCACCAAGTCGACAAGCGGATCTTTTTTCCGCTCGGCATGACCACCGCCAGTTACGGACGCGAAGCGCTGGAAAGCAGCAAGAGCTGGGCGCGGCCGCATCGTCAGCGCGGCGCGCACGCCTGGGAACCGTTCGATCCGAAGGAAGCGTATTACCGCGTCGCGCCGGCGGCAGGCGTCAACGCGAGTCTGCGCGATATGGAGCAATGGTTGATCGCGCAGATGGGTGGACGCCCCGATGTGCTGTCGCAACCGCTGCTCGATGTGCTGCACGCGCCAGGCGTACCGACGCCGGCCGAAACGCACGGCACGCCGTGGCGGCATGCGCGCCTGACCTCCGCCAGCTACGGTCTCGGCTGGCGCGTGTTCACCTATGGCGGCGAGACGATGATCTTCCACGCCGGCGCGGTCGAGGGTTATCGCACGATGATCGCGTTCTTTCCGAAGTATCACGTCGGCATGGTGTCGATGTGGAACTCCTCCGGCTCCGTTGGCACCGACCTGATGCCGATGGTATTCGACGCCATGCTCGG